The following DNA comes from Marinomonas maritima.
GTTTCCTGTTCAACAGTAAGCGTTTGATTATCAGCCAGCTCCACAAAATGGAGAAATTGAGCATCGACATCTGTAACAGTAGCGACAGATGATTGCATATTGGCTAATAACTTTGCCTTGCGAAACGCCGATAGCGCAGCGGAACCATGCAGAGTTAGCATGTTGAGTATTGCCTCACTTGGTAGTTTTGGGGAAATGGTGCGGGTATTTTAAATCAATGAAGCAAATAGAGGCCAGCAGAGTATGAATTTTCTACACAAAATGAACGAATAAACTGCCTAAATCGCCTTTTTTGCCCGTTCCTTAAGTTTCTTTTTCTGCTCACGGCGGTATTGGAAGAATTGCGTCAGCTGAGCAGATGCCGTTTCCGCCAATACGCCGGATTCAACATTCACTTTATGATTAAGGAACGGTGCCTCAAAAAAACACCCCTGACTTTCAACAACACCACTTTTAGGCTCCATCGCTGCATAAACAACGCGATCAATTCGGGCATGAATCATTGCTCCTGCACACATAGAACATGGCTCCAACGTCACATATAAAGTTGCACCAGGTAATCGATAGTTCTTCATTTTTTGACATGCCATGCGAATCGCTTGAATTTCTGCATGCGCCGTCGGGTCACAAAGAGAAATTGGAGCATTATAACCCTCGCCAATGACCTCATCGTTCAACACAATAATGGCACCCACTGGGATTTCATTTTCAGACGCCGCTTTCGCAGCCAATTCAAGCGCCCGTTCCATCCAGTATTGATCTTTCATTCTTGATTTACCTCAAGGCGACTATTTTGCATTTAATACATAATTGCCTTTAATGCATAATCCGCTCTACACTAAAATCTAACGCAATGATAAATAAAAGGAGTTCTGTTTATGAATACAGTGGCAGATCTAATGACAACAGATTTAATCACATTAAGGGAAAATGATTCTTTAGCGAAAGCCAAAGCATTGATGCACGAAAAAAACATTAGAAACATCCCCATCATCAACGATGAGGGAGAATGCGTAGGCATGCTAACCCAGCGTGAATACTTACGTCATGCATTTCACCTAGTTAGCCAATTTGGCACGCAACACATATCCAAAAAAAGAACAACAAACGCCGATTGCCAACGCCATGAACAAGGACATCTTAACCATTAGCCCTGAAACAGAATTAAGCATGGCTGCCGAGTTCTTCATTGAAAACAAGTATGGATGCTTACCCGTCATTCAAAACGACAAACTCGTCGGCATTCTCACACCTGTAGACTTTGTTAAACTTGCACACAAAATGCTAAAAGAGTCTGCTTAAACTAAGCCTGCTCGAGATACTGATTAGAGCCAGAGGATGCAATTTGCGCCTCTTTCTCTAGTTGAACATCAATCGCTTGAACGCCAAAATCCGTTTCTGACAAAAGGAAACTAACCGATTGCCCCTTTCTAAGCGTTTTATGACCATCACAGGCAATCGATTTGTAATGAACAAAAGCATCGCTGCCTTCTACTCGCTTAATAAAGCCAACGCCTTTCGCGTCATTAAACCATTTAACCTTTCCCGTTAATCGTTCCATAACCATTGCGCCTCTTTTTTTATTTTTATTAAAGTAAGCGTGAAGCCAGAAACCCTAAAATGATTTCTGACTTCTATTTATTTACAAAGATTCAATACGAATTTTTTTTTTGCTCTTCTAGCTTGTTCA
Coding sequences within:
- a CDS encoding CBS domain-containing protein, translated to MNKDILTISPETELSMAAEFFIENKYGCLPVIQNDKLVGILTPVDFVKLAHKMLKESA
- a CDS encoding cold-shock protein, whose translation is MERLTGKVKWFNDAKGVGFIKRVEGSDAFVHYKSIACDGHKTLRKGQSVSFLLSETDFGVQAIDVQLEKEAQIASSGSNQYLEQA
- a CDS encoding CBS domain-containing protein, which produces MNTVADLMTTDLITLRENDSLAKAKALMHEKNIRNIPIINDEGECVGMLTQREYLRHAFHLVSQFGTQHISKKRTTNADCQRHEQGHLNH
- the tadA gene encoding tRNA adenosine(34) deaminase TadA encodes the protein MKDQYWMERALELAAKAASENEIPVGAIIVLNDEVIGEGYNAPISLCDPTAHAEIQAIRMACQKMKNYRLPGATLYVTLEPCSMCAGAMIHARIDRVVYAAMEPKSGVVESQGCFFEAPFLNHKVNVESGVLAETASAQLTQFFQYRREQKKKLKERAKKAI